The genomic DNA TCCCGCTGACCCATATCCTGCCGTTCTGCCCGACGAATATGTTGCAGTTCAGCTCCTTCTTGAGCATGCTTATCATCGAACCGCCCTTTCCTATGAGCCTCGGAACCCTGGTGTGGCTTATCTCCACGACCCTCCCCGTCTTGATGACGCCAAGCCTCCTGTCGTTCAGGGTCAGCTCCACCTTCATCGCGGGATCGACATCCTTCACCCTGGCCATGACCGAGCTGCCTATGCGAAGATACTTTGACATATCCTCGACATCTATCTTCTTTGGAAACTCGGAGATGTGAAGGAGACCGTCGTAGGGTGAGTTGATATCCAGAATCCAGTTCGAGAATGTTATGTCCTTGACGACTCCGATCACGTTATCCCCGACCGCAGGGATATACTTGCCTGCAAGGGGGATCACGCTGATCCTGTCCCTGAAGCTGGCAATCCCGTAGAGAAGAGAGTACACCTTGCCGTTCCTCA from Methanothrix thermoacetophila PT includes the following:
- the rrp4 gene encoding exosome complex RNA-binding protein Rrp4, yielding MDRKIVIPGDLLSEDTRRAGEGTYVRNGKVYSLLYGIASFRDRISVIPLAGKYIPAVGDNVIGVVKDITFSNWILDINSPYDGLLHISEFPKKIDVEDMSKYLRIGSSVMARVKDVDPAMKVELTLNDRRLGVIKTGRVVEISHTRVPRLIGKGGSMISMLKKELNCNIFVGQNGRIWVSGNEEDMDLALKTILLIEREAHTNGLTDRIVEYIKDARRARG